The following coding sequences are from one Limnobacter sp. SAORIC-580 window:
- the ettA gene encoding energy-dependent translational throttle protein EttA, with product MAQYVYSMNRVGKIVPPKRQILKNISLSFFPGAKIGVLGLNGSGKSTLLKIMAGVDKDIEGEAVPMPNLNIGYLSQEPELNPEHTVRQAVEEGLGELGMAQQKLEEIYAAYADPEADFDKLAEEQAKWEAVIAAAGNDAEHLMEIAADSLRLPPWEASVATLSGGEKRRVALCRLLMSKPDMLLLDEPTNHLDAESVHWLEQFLHKFPGTVVAVTHDRYFLDNAAEWILELDRGSGIPWKGNYSSWLDQKQDRLKQEESSESARQKALKKELEWVRQNPKGRQAKSKARIARFEELSSHEYQKRNETQEIFIPVAERLGNEVIEFENVSKAFGDRLLIDNLSFKIPPGAIVGVIGPNGAGKSTLFKMIAGKEEPTSGSIKVGSTVRMAVVDQARDSLPNDKTVFDGVADGADILTVGKFEMPSRAYLGRFNFKGGDQQKLIGNLSGGERGRLHLAKTLISGGNVLLLDEPSNDLDVETLRSLEDALLEFAGTVLVTSHDRWFLDRIATHILSCEGDSQWVFFDGNFQEYEADKVKRLGEEGARPKRVRYKPLK from the coding sequence ATGGCCCAGTACGTCTACAGCATGAACCGCGTGGGGAAAATTGTTCCCCCCAAGCGCCAGATTTTGAAGAACATTTCGCTGAGCTTTTTTCCCGGCGCGAAAATTGGTGTGCTGGGCTTGAACGGCTCTGGCAAATCTACCCTGCTGAAAATTATGGCTGGTGTGGACAAAGACATTGAAGGCGAAGCAGTGCCCATGCCCAATTTGAATATTGGGTATTTGAGCCAGGAACCCGAACTGAACCCCGAGCACACGGTGCGCCAGGCCGTTGAAGAAGGTTTGGGTGAACTGGGCATGGCCCAGCAAAAGCTGGAGGAAATTTACGCCGCCTACGCCGACCCTGAAGCAGACTTCGACAAACTGGCTGAAGAACAAGCCAAGTGGGAAGCTGTGATTGCCGCTGCGGGCAACGATGCTGAACACCTGATGGAAATTGCAGCCGATTCACTTCGCCTGCCCCCTTGGGAAGCCAGCGTGGCCACGCTTTCCGGTGGTGAGAAACGCCGTGTGGCATTGTGCCGCCTGTTGATGAGCAAACCGGACATGTTGCTGCTGGACGAACCCACCAACCACCTGGATGCTGAATCGGTGCACTGGCTTGAGCAGTTCCTGCACAAGTTCCCAGGTACTGTGGTGGCTGTTACCCACGACCGCTACTTTTTGGACAATGCCGCCGAATGGATTCTGGAACTGGACCGAGGATCTGGCATTCCGTGGAAAGGCAACTACAGTTCCTGGCTGGACCAAAAGCAGGACCGCCTTAAGCAAGAAGAAAGCAGCGAAAGCGCACGCCAGAAAGCCTTGAAAAAAGAACTGGAATGGGTTCGCCAAAACCCGAAAGGACGCCAGGCGAAATCCAAAGCGCGTATTGCACGCTTTGAAGAATTGTCTAGCCATGAGTACCAGAAGCGCAACGAGACACAGGAAATTTTTATTCCCGTGGCCGAGCGCTTGGGCAATGAGGTGATCGAGTTTGAAAATGTGAGCAAAGCCTTTGGTGACCGCTTGTTGATTGACAACCTCAGCTTCAAGATTCCACCTGGTGCAATTGTGGGTGTAATCGGCCCCAACGGTGCGGGTAAATCAACCCTGTTCAAAATGATTGCGGGCAAGGAAGAGCCCACCAGTGGTTCAATCAAAGTTGGCTCAACTGTGCGCATGGCTGTTGTGGATCAGGCCCGCGATTCACTGCCCAACGACAAAACCGTGTTTGATGGCGTGGCAGACGGTGCAGACATTTTGACCGTGGGCAAGTTCGAGATGCCATCGCGTGCCTACCTGGGCCGCTTTAACTTTAAAGGTGGCGACCAGCAAAAGTTGATCGGCAATTTGTCGGGTGGTGAACGTGGCCGCTTGCACTTGGCCAAAACACTGATTTCCGGCGGCAACGTGTTGCTGCTGGATGAACCCTCGAACGACCTGGACGTGGAAACACTGCGTTCGCTGGAAGACGCGCTGCTGGAATTTGCGGGCACTGTGCTGGTTACATCACACGACCGCTGGTTTTTGGACCGCATTGCCACGCACATTCTTTCCTGTGAAGGCGATTCGCAGTGGGTGTTCTTTGATGGCAACTTTCAGGAATACGAAGCCGACAAGGTGAAGCGTTTGGGTGAGGAAGGTGCGCGGCCAAAACGTGTTCGTTACAAGCCACTGAAGTAA
- a CDS encoding NAD(P)/FAD-dependent oxidoreductase produces the protein MNTTIIGSGVAAWTLVRELRKADPEAEIRLITADSGDFYSKPMLSNALASGKTAESLVMTPAAKFAEQQKVELVPNATVSAVDSESRRLTSSAGEFSYDNLVLALGADTIKLPIEGDGAGDVISVNDLNDYAEFRKLLDGKKEVAVLGAGLIGCEFANDLLKADIHTTVFDLADRPLARLLPEQASTFMQNKLAEKGVSWKLGRTVNSIVKSGAGYTLTDSNGETTQADLVLSAVGLKPRTALAENAGVTVARGIVVNNLGQTSNKNIYALGDCAEYLGKFVLPYIMPVMQAARAMAQTLAGKPTEIKFPAMPVSIKTPDCPAVVNPPLPEHEGEWEITADDNGVKALFKGADGALLGMALLGEASKERQALTPQLPAMI, from the coding sequence ATGAACACCACCATCATTGGCAGCGGCGTGGCCGCATGGACTTTGGTTAGAGAACTTCGCAAAGCCGACCCCGAGGCGGAGATTCGCCTGATCACGGCAGACAGCGGCGACTTTTACTCCAAGCCCATGTTGAGCAATGCGCTGGCCAGTGGCAAAACAGCCGAGAGCCTGGTGATGACGCCTGCTGCAAAATTTGCCGAACAACAGAAAGTTGAACTGGTGCCCAACGCCACAGTGAGCGCGGTGGATTCTGAATCGCGCAGACTGACAAGCAGCGCAGGCGAGTTCAGCTACGACAACTTGGTATTGGCTCTGGGTGCCGACACCATCAAACTGCCGATTGAAGGCGATGGCGCGGGCGACGTCATCAGCGTGAATGACTTGAATGATTATGCAGAATTTCGAAAACTGCTGGATGGCAAGAAAGAAGTGGCCGTGTTGGGTGCAGGCTTGATCGGTTGCGAATTTGCCAACGATTTGCTGAAGGCAGACATTCACACCACCGTGTTTGATTTGGCTGACCGACCCCTGGCCCGCCTACTGCCTGAACAAGCCAGTACCTTCATGCAAAACAAATTGGCCGAGAAAGGCGTGAGCTGGAAACTGGGGCGTACCGTTAACAGCATCGTGAAGAGCGGGGCTGGCTACACACTGACGGATTCCAATGGCGAAACAACCCAAGCTGATTTGGTGTTGTCTGCAGTCGGTTTGAAGCCACGCACTGCACTGGCCGAAAATGCGGGCGTTACAGTGGCGCGCGGCATCGTGGTGAACAACCTTGGACAGACCAGCAACAAAAACATTTATGCCTTGGGTGATTGCGCCGAATACCTGGGCAAGTTTGTGCTGCCGTATATCATGCCGGTGATGCAAGCTGCGCGCGCCATGGCGCAAACACTGGCTGGCAAACCCACTGAAATCAAATTCCCTGCAATGCCGGTGAGCATTAAAACGCCCGATTGCCCTGCGGTGGTGAACCCACCCCTGCCCGAGCATGAGGGTGAATGGGAAATAACAGCCGATGACAACGGTGTGAAAGCCTTGTTTAAAGGCGCAGATGGCGCGCTGCTGGGCATGGCATTGTTGGGTGAGGCCAGCAAAGAACGCCAAGCTTTAACCCCCCAACTGCCTGCGATGATTTAA
- a CDS encoding outer membrane protein assembly factor BamE, with amino-acid sequence MSTFDRIGTSRFIKTAALALSVTILAACGSMTGIKDIPEYLDSDFEHVGPRDFITNIDLARIKLGMSPLQVQNRLGMPMLSAKDQDDRWDYVLKKGQGASEEFVPYAVYFKDQKVVRLAPLTPPPAPLADAPAEAPVVDASAVAAPEASAGEVMAPEPSLAVGADVGDAAAINDMLSNWAAAWSSKDANGYLGFYADTFEHGKKSRAAWEGQRRARLSDKETISVSVSDVQIDVQSEALATVKFKQDYSSNRYNDSGIKVLTLSKASGTWKIQREEFQK; translated from the coding sequence TTGAGTACATTTGATCGCATCGGCACTTCTCGTTTTATCAAAACCGCGGCCTTGGCTTTGTCAGTGACTATTTTGGCCGCTTGCGGATCAATGACAGGCATCAAAGACATTCCCGAGTACCTCGATTCTGATTTCGAGCATGTGGGTCCGCGTGATTTCATCACCAACATTGATTTGGCCCGAATCAAGCTGGGCATGTCGCCGCTTCAGGTTCAAAACCGATTGGGCATGCCCATGTTGAGCGCGAAAGATCAAGACGATCGTTGGGACTATGTGTTGAAGAAAGGCCAGGGAGCCAGCGAAGAATTTGTGCCCTATGCCGTTTACTTCAAAGATCAAAAAGTGGTGCGTTTGGCGCCATTGACGCCACCGCCCGCACCTTTGGCTGACGCACCTGCAGAGGCACCTGTAGTTGATGCGTCTGCTGTTGCTGCACCTGAAGCCAGCGCTGGCGAAGTTATGGCCCCAGAACCCAGTTTGGCTGTTGGCGCCGATGTGGGCGATGCTGCTGCCATTAACGACATGTTGAGCAACTGGGCTGCCGCCTGGTCGTCTAAAGATGCAAACGGGTATCTCGGTTTTTATGCAGACACCTTTGAGCATGGAAAGAAATCTCGCGCCGCCTGGGAAGGCCAGCGTCGCGCACGCTTGTCTGACAAAGAAACAATTTCTGTCAGCGTGTCCGATGTGCAAATTGACGTGCAGTCCGAGGCCTTGGCCACTGTCAAGTTCAAGCAAGACTATTCATCAAATCGTTACAACGACTCAGGCATTAAAGTTTTGACTCTGTCCAAAGCCAGTGGCACCTGGAAAATTCAACGCGAAGAGTTTCAGAAGTAA
- a CDS encoding saccharopine dehydrogenase family protein, with protein sequence MPWMIYGANGYTGEMIAREAAKRGMRPILAGRNEAAVTALANKLSLPSRVFSLSDEAAVLEGLNEVDLVLHCAGPFSETAEPMMMACLQTKTHYLDITGEISVFELAQSLSGKARKQKIVLCPGVGFDVIPTDCVAARLHELLPDATHLALGFDSRSGLSAGTAKTTVEAMKLGGRIREEGEIKAVGLGYSTREINFGNGTKFAVTIPWGDVSTAFHSTGIRNIEVYIPSSPKSVRMMRAANLARPILGMSLVQGILKKQAAKVEGPNEEQRAKMPAYVWGEATNAEGKKVVARVKTANGYSLTVMGSLAVASFILMEKNVAGGAYTPSKLMGSDLVERLDGCGKIQIFEQ encoded by the coding sequence ATGCCCTGGATGATTTACGGTGCCAATGGTTACACCGGTGAAATGATTGCGCGTGAAGCGGCCAAACGCGGCATGCGCCCCATTCTGGCTGGCCGCAATGAAGCGGCAGTGACCGCCTTGGCCAACAAACTAAGCTTGCCAAGTCGTGTCTTCTCGTTGAGTGATGAAGCCGCAGTATTGGAAGGCTTGAATGAAGTTGACCTGGTTTTGCATTGTGCAGGCCCCTTTTCAGAAACAGCCGAGCCGATGATGATGGCTTGTCTGCAAACCAAAACACACTACCTCGACATTACCGGTGAAATTTCAGTGTTCGAGCTGGCCCAGTCACTGAGCGGCAAGGCACGCAAACAAAAAATTGTGCTGTGTCCGGGTGTTGGCTTCGATGTGATTCCAACCGATTGCGTGGCCGCCCGCCTGCACGAGTTGTTGCCTGATGCCACACACCTGGCCCTGGGTTTTGATTCCCGCAGTGGCTTGTCAGCAGGCACTGCGAAAACCACCGTCGAGGCCATGAAGTTGGGCGGCCGCATTCGTGAAGAGGGTGAAATCAAGGCAGTGGGCTTGGGCTACAGCACTCGCGAAATCAATTTTGGCAACGGCACCAAGTTTGCGGTCACCATTCCTTGGGGCGACGTGTCCACTGCATTCCACAGCACCGGCATTCGCAATATTGAGGTATACATTCCTTCCTCACCGAAATCGGTGCGGATGATGCGTGCTGCAAACCTGGCCCGCCCTATTCTGGGCATGTCTCTGGTTCAGGGAATTCTGAAAAAACAGGCTGCGAAAGTAGAAGGTCCCAACGAAGAGCAACGCGCCAAAATGCCTGCGTATGTGTGGGGCGAGGCCACGAATGCCGAAGGTAAAAAGGTGGTTGCCCGGGTAAAAACTGCCAATGGGTATTCTTTGACCGTGATGGGATCACTGGCAGTGGCAAGTTTTATCTTGATGGAAAAGAATGTTGCTGGCGGTGCCTACACACCATCGAAGCTGATGGGCAGCGATTTGGTCGAACGTTTGGATGGTTGCGGAAAAATCCAGATTTTCGAACAGTAA
- a CDS encoding SRPBCC family protein encodes MAVNVNVKIEKSFKVACSAKKAFDQLADVADTVALFPKLDKIVDLGDAVWRWEMAKIGAAGISHQVKYAVKYTNDGKSKIDWNPVAGEGNATVAGGWVIKEDSPKACTISFRSTGEFEMPVPRLMKGIAEGIVKSEFDAQVGTFLDRVKAKLES; translated from the coding sequence ATGGCAGTTAACGTGAATGTGAAAATCGAAAAGTCGTTCAAAGTGGCATGCAGTGCCAAGAAAGCATTTGACCAGTTGGCTGATGTTGCCGACACCGTGGCCCTGTTTCCCAAGCTGGACAAAATTGTTGACCTGGGCGATGCAGTGTGGCGCTGGGAAATGGCCAAGATTGGCGCAGCAGGCATTTCCCATCAGGTGAAGTACGCAGTGAAGTACACCAACGATGGCAAATCGAAGATTGACTGGAACCCGGTTGCGGGCGAAGGCAATGCCACTGTGGCTGGCGGTTGGGTGATTAAGGAAGACAGCCCCAAGGCATGTACAATCTCGTTCCGCTCAACTGGCGAGTTCGAAATGCCGGTGCCCCGCCTGATGAAAGGGATTGCGGAAGGTATCGTGAAATCGGAATTCGATGCACAGGTTGGAACATTTCTCGACCGCGTGAAAGCCAAACTGGAATCTTGA
- a CDS encoding acyl-CoA dehydrogenase has product MSNSLFAVFSAVVLIGLVYSGANLLTFTAAIGASALGFYALGGLGELGLIVFAAIYLPIAVVLNVPSLRRGVLTAPIFKAFSKALPAMSPTEKDALEAGDTWWEAEMFGGKPDWSKLMNVKYTELTADEKSYLENETEELCKMLDDWKITFELKDLPQEVWDFMGKKKFFAMLIAKEHGGLGFSPYAQSCVVAKIATRSLTASVTVMVPNSLGPGELIMHYGTQEQKDYWLPRLVDGREIPCFGLTGPEVGSDASAIPDTGVVVKRVVNGKEELGIVLNFSKRYITLAPVATVVGLAFKLKDPEGLLGDKNKVDYGITCALLPADTPNVQIGRRHFPGAVFMNGPIIGNDVYIPLTSIIGGREMAGKGWRMLVECLSAGRGISLPALSAASGWGMYLATGAYARIRRQFKMPIGRFEGVQEATGKIGGLTYKLEASRVLTATACAECAPSVVTAMMKYHMTEMMREIILRSMDVHGGRTVILGPRNYLGQAYQAMPVAITVEGANIMTRNLIVFGQGAIRCHPWVLKEMQAAQNPNKEEGLRDFDTAFFGHLGHIFNRAMRALVLGLTGNRLAKSPVSGPMADYAKAIERRSAALAFTADVAMGVLGGELKRRERLSARLGDVLSHLYMATAVLKYFETNGRLADELPHAQWAIEDSLFEIDKAFTEFNRNFPNKAVGKLLNFVAYPLGMGKTKGPSDKVNAEVAELLMTRNAFANRLLDKVFVGEGLSDPTGRILEAADKLLSIEPGYSNFLKAVSSGKVVGEGLEAQLKDAVAKNLISPDLAQGIREYEPIRFDAILTDDFSKDYLRTNGQIPDEIIEAKPVTEYKAAA; this is encoded by the coding sequence ATGTCAAATTCACTTTTTGCCGTTTTCTCAGCAGTTGTGCTGATCGGCCTCGTTTACAGCGGTGCAAACCTGCTGACCTTCACCGCTGCCATTGGCGCATCCGCTTTGGGCTTCTATGCCTTGGGCGGTCTTGGTGAGTTGGGCCTTATTGTGTTTGCCGCAATTTACCTGCCGATCGCCGTAGTTCTCAACGTACCAAGCCTTCGCCGTGGCGTGTTGACTGCACCAATCTTCAAGGCCTTCAGCAAGGCCCTGCCAGCCATGAGCCCAACTGAAAAGGACGCCCTCGAGGCTGGCGACACCTGGTGGGAAGCCGAAATGTTCGGTGGCAAGCCGGATTGGTCCAAGCTGATGAACGTGAAGTACACCGAGCTCACAGCAGATGAGAAGTCTTATCTCGAGAACGAGACTGAAGAGCTTTGCAAAATGCTCGACGACTGGAAGATCACTTTCGAGCTGAAAGACCTGCCGCAAGAAGTGTGGGATTTCATGGGCAAGAAGAAATTCTTCGCCATGTTGATCGCCAAAGAACACGGCGGTTTGGGTTTCTCTCCCTACGCACAAAGCTGCGTGGTCGCGAAAATTGCAACCCGTTCATTGACTGCATCAGTCACCGTGATGGTTCCCAACTCCTTGGGCCCAGGCGAGCTGATCATGCACTACGGCACGCAAGAACAGAAAGACTACTGGCTGCCACGCTTGGTAGACGGTCGCGAAATCCCATGTTTTGGCCTGACCGGCCCTGAAGTGGGTTCGGATGCCTCTGCGATTCCTGACACTGGCGTGGTTGTGAAGCGCGTGGTGAACGGGAAAGAAGAATTGGGTATCGTACTGAACTTCAGCAAGCGCTATATCACCTTGGCACCTGTGGCCACTGTGGTTGGTTTGGCATTCAAGCTGAAAGATCCAGAAGGTTTGTTGGGCGACAAAAACAAGGTCGACTACGGTATTACCTGCGCCTTGCTGCCAGCCGACACACCCAATGTACAAATTGGCCGACGCCACTTCCCTGGCGCGGTGTTCATGAACGGCCCCATCATCGGTAACGACGTTTACATTCCGCTGACTTCCATCATTGGTGGCCGTGAAATGGCCGGCAAGGGTTGGAGAATGCTGGTTGAATGTTTGTCAGCAGGCCGTGGTATTTCATTGCCAGCGCTGTCCGCTGCTTCTGGTTGGGGCATGTACCTGGCCACTGGCGCCTACGCCCGAATTCGTCGCCAGTTCAAGATGCCGATTGGTCGTTTTGAAGGCGTTCAGGAAGCAACCGGCAAAATCGGTGGTCTCACTTACAAACTGGAAGCCTCACGCGTGTTGACAGCAACAGCTTGTGCCGAATGTGCACCATCTGTGGTCACCGCCATGATGAAGTACCACATGACCGAAATGATGCGTGAAATTATTCTGCGCTCTATGGACGTTCATGGTGGTCGTACGGTAATTCTTGGCCCACGCAACTACCTGGGTCAGGCTTACCAAGCCATGCCAGTTGCCATTACCGTTGAAGGCGCGAACATCATGACGCGTAACCTGATCGTATTTGGTCAGGGTGCAATCCGTTGTCATCCTTGGGTCCTGAAAGAAATGCAGGCAGCCCAAAACCCCAACAAAGAAGAGGGTCTGCGTGATTTCGACACCGCTTTCTTTGGTCACTTGGGTCACATTTTCAACCGTGCCATGCGTGCTCTGGTGTTGGGCCTGACCGGCAACCGTTTGGCGAAAAGCCCCGTGAGCGGCCCAATGGCTGATTATGCAAAAGCCATTGAGCGTCGTTCTGCCGCCCTGGCATTCACAGCCGACGTGGCCATGGGTGTATTGGGTGGTGAACTGAAGCGCCGCGAGCGTTTGTCGGCCCGTTTGGGTGACGTGCTCAGCCACCTGTACATGGCCACAGCTGTGCTGAAGTACTTTGAAACCAATGGCCGTTTGGCGGATGAACTGCCCCACGCACAATGGGCGATTGAAGATTCATTGTTCGAAATCGACAAGGCTTTCACCGAGTTCAACCGCAACTTCCCCAACAAGGCTGTTGGCAAACTGCTGAACTTCGTGGCCTACCCATTGGGCATGGGCAAAACCAAAGGCCCAAGCGACAAGGTGAACGCCGAAGTGGCAGAACTCCTGATGACTCGCAATGCTTTCGCAAATCGCCTGCTCGACAAAGTGTTTGTGGGTGAAGGTTTGTCCGACCCAACTGGCCGCATTCTGGAAGCAGCCGACAAACTGTTGTCGATCGAACCTGGTTACAGCAACTTCCTAAAAGCAGTGTCTTCAGGCAAGGTTGTCGGAGAAGGTCTGGAAGCCCAGTTGAAAGACGCTGTGGCCAAAAACCTGATCAGCCCCGATCTGGCCCAAGGCATTCGCGAGTACGAACCAATTCGTTTCGATGCGATCCTGACCGACGACTTCAGCAAAGACTACTTACGCACCAATGGTCAAATTCCCGACGAGATCATTGAAGCCAAGCCAGTCACGGAGTACAAGGCAGCTGCTTGA
- a CDS encoding MFS transporter, producing MAIELIRDNRFGAFFWTQFLGAFNDNLLKFAVTLAVTYNDALRGSFSPGLLINLIAALFILPFVIFSATSGQLADKFDKTKVMRLAKWLEPPIVLITAAGFLLNSVELLILGVFLLGTQSAFFGPAKYAYLPEQLKSSELVMGNALVESATFMAILLGTIAAGSLMSQEAGDVAVYIVCGFGFLVALLGVYQAQRMPLTPSHSPDLKVNWNLFTETWRNVSFATNLPKVWPALLGISWLWFVGATYLTQFPLLSKTLLNASPGVATVLLFAFTVGLGIGAFLCEKWSRKRIEMGLVLWGLVVMILAGVLLHGVLVAYQTNPDQQTVVEFFSQLNNLAVLGLFVLISVGVGLYSVPLYATMQAFAPKESRSRVVSANNIINSFFMVVSAGFAIAILLAMKGEVLWVFTAVTAINVVVLGLWLFKQPYVALRAQLLLKVPGKQLPRIENMDHLGDSGGNLIVFPTLLHENYLQRMAGLPIEMTVVLSGRLKQSRFVNRLRKHGFVLEFSKLSEIDTQKELIKAIASHIQQGRSIAIDKPMFELLRKQYRLDDMPGVLAKKGVVMNVLEFMEEQVQQKVQKSAISQTVWRLNKREALTASGV from the coding sequence ATGGCAATTGAATTGATTCGTGACAATCGTTTTGGTGCATTCTTCTGGACGCAGTTTCTCGGCGCGTTCAACGACAACCTTTTGAAATTTGCGGTTACGCTTGCAGTCACCTACAACGATGCGCTTCGCGGCAGCTTTTCCCCTGGTTTGCTCATCAATCTGATTGCGGCACTGTTCATCCTCCCCTTCGTTATTTTCTCCGCCACCAGCGGGCAACTTGCCGACAAATTCGACAAAACCAAAGTGATGCGATTGGCCAAGTGGCTTGAGCCCCCAATTGTATTGATCACCGCCGCTGGCTTTTTGTTGAATTCCGTTGAACTGCTCATACTTGGCGTATTTTTGCTGGGCACGCAATCCGCATTTTTTGGCCCTGCAAAATATGCCTATTTGCCTGAACAACTCAAGTCGAGCGAGCTGGTCATGGGCAATGCCTTGGTCGAGTCTGCAACCTTCATGGCCATTTTGCTGGGCACAATTGCCGCCGGTAGTTTGATGAGTCAGGAGGCCGGTGATGTCGCAGTCTACATCGTGTGCGGGTTTGGTTTTCTGGTGGCCCTGTTGGGCGTATACCAAGCGCAGCGCATGCCTTTGACGCCATCGCATTCACCTGATTTGAAGGTGAATTGGAACTTGTTCACGGAAACGTGGCGCAATGTCAGTTTCGCAACCAATTTGCCCAAAGTATGGCCCGCCTTGTTGGGAATTTCCTGGCTGTGGTTTGTGGGGGCAACCTATTTAACCCAGTTCCCGCTCTTGTCGAAAACCCTGCTCAATGCCAGCCCGGGTGTGGCCACTGTTCTGCTTTTCGCGTTTACCGTTGGGTTGGGTATTGGCGCATTTTTGTGCGAAAAATGGTCGCGCAAACGCATCGAAATGGGTTTGGTATTGTGGGGCTTGGTCGTGATGATTCTGGCCGGGGTATTGCTGCATGGTGTTTTGGTGGCCTATCAAACCAATCCGGATCAACAAACCGTGGTCGAATTTTTTAGCCAACTGAACAACCTGGCCGTGCTCGGACTTTTTGTACTGATTAGTGTTGGCGTGGGTTTGTACAGCGTTCCCCTGTACGCCACCATGCAAGCTTTTGCGCCCAAGGAAAGCCGCTCGCGGGTGGTGTCGGCCAACAACATCATCAATTCTTTTTTCATGGTGGTTTCCGCCGGGTTCGCTATCGCTATTTTGCTGGCCATGAAAGGCGAGGTGCTCTGGGTGTTCACAGCAGTCACTGCCATCAATGTGGTGGTTTTGGGCCTGTGGTTGTTCAAGCAGCCTTATGTGGCGCTGCGTGCCCAACTGCTGTTGAAGGTGCCAGGCAAACAGTTGCCACGTATTGAAAACATGGATCATCTGGGCGATTCGGGTGGCAACCTAATTGTGTTCCCAACTTTGCTTCATGAGAATTATTTGCAGCGTATGGCGGGTTTGCCCATCGAAATGACAGTGGTGCTTTCCGGGCGTTTAAAACAATCCAGGTTTGTGAATCGTTTGCGCAAACACGGCTTCGTACTCGAGTTCAGCAAACTCTCTGAAATTGATACTCAAAAGGAATTAATCAAGGCGATCGCGTCACATATTCAACAGGGCAGGTCGATCGCCATCGACAAACCCATGTTTGAACTGCTGCGCAAACAGTACCGCCTTGATGACATGCCCGGCGTGTTGGCCAAAAAGGGCGTGGTCATGAATGTGCTGGAGTTTATGGAAGAGCAGGTACAACAAAAAGTTCAAAAAAGTGCAATTTCTCAAACAGTCTGGCGTCTAAACAAAAGAGAGGCTCTAACCGCTTCAGGGGTTTGA